One window of the Leptospira koniambonensis genome contains the following:
- a CDS encoding transglycosylase domain-containing protein, translated as MLETSVRTLTESKFECLSCGTISRLPEGVPTGTVFKLTCYRCGQKALVRYVSSPIQTIEEKPSPKEEMPAPPVGTPTYQEIERPAIRPIQKEVPKEVSKESPLSNFLESLQTKWENWKESWAKNSSEDRPWFQKVRTETESSPTAFHRPIKTLSERLLEKGRRFQFPKFRPNIWLVLIPLPLALVFLIFFWMGVIQREAEVPGLLSIFYIHQPTVIYDRDGRKVSEIFGKKTSNLEWEAYPENLKRMVLLVEDRSFFSHGGIHYSSVLRAFFVNIISFRFKQGASTITQQLARILLNDREKSLGRKLKEAQLAYALESSLDKEKILLHYMNNVYLGHGAFGFASASEFYFGKKPKDLNVSEMIVLASLASAPNRFSPLKNPDLSSGRVEAILRSLENDGALKEDLRPTIQDIYQTFNTRSPGETVYGNRKDDSPYVTEHVRKFLQTMYPDTNIYESGGFSVYTTISQPVQAELQKVVKTHVENLLKSGQVRRNRLTENGKNADVTPFRNLVADLSPALELFIDTDRFVTGGDSGLQAAVVAVDPQTGDVLLLHGGTEFKSDNQFPRATGMFRQTGSTIKPILYSEAIDSGIANPATHILDAPLIYKNSVSNWMPENIGNQYDGDISLRVALAKSKNTAAVQIAEKLGLGEISAAFERFFFPEEKVLKSRFRRDLSLALGSLELSPLEMASAYSAFANDGNIVRPHLIEKVVDRAGNVVYQRKDQDEFNLKWPQTRKAITPPTAEIMVDLLHGSANHAGVRNTGYRGEVAGKTGTTNEHRDAWFVGVRPGISMAVWLGYDSPSFGMGNSALGGTIAAPLWGTIAKLFDSAESGDKEERKKYTYSQRAVTMEICPESGKLPGPDCPKKTSEIFHPSHLPAETCPLTHKSDAKQELLKNVF; from the coding sequence ATGTTGGAAACTTCGGTCCGCACTCTTACAGAATCCAAGTTTGAATGCCTTTCTTGCGGAACCATTTCCAGGCTGCCTGAGGGAGTTCCTACAGGGACTGTTTTTAAACTTACCTGTTATCGCTGCGGCCAGAAGGCATTAGTTAGATACGTATCTTCTCCAATTCAAACTATAGAAGAAAAACCATCTCCCAAAGAGGAGATGCCTGCACCACCTGTTGGAACTCCAACATATCAGGAAATAGAAAGACCTGCTATTCGTCCTATCCAGAAAGAGGTTCCTAAAGAAGTCTCAAAAGAATCTCCGCTTTCAAACTTCTTAGAAAGTTTGCAAACTAAGTGGGAGAATTGGAAAGAGTCCTGGGCTAAAAATTCGTCTGAAGATCGTCCTTGGTTCCAAAAGGTCAGAACAGAAACAGAATCGTCTCCTACAGCTTTCCATCGTCCTATCAAAACTTTGTCCGAAAGATTATTAGAAAAGGGCAGAAGATTCCAATTCCCTAAATTCCGCCCGAATATCTGGCTAGTTCTAATCCCTTTGCCGTTGGCATTAGTGTTCCTGATCTTTTTCTGGATGGGAGTTATCCAAAGAGAAGCAGAAGTTCCGGGGCTATTAAGTATTTTTTATATTCATCAACCAACTGTCATCTATGATAGAGATGGAAGAAAAGTTTCTGAAATTTTCGGCAAGAAGACAAGTAACCTAGAATGGGAAGCTTATCCTGAAAATTTAAAAAGAATGGTTCTTCTTGTAGAAGATCGCAGCTTTTTCTCGCATGGTGGAATTCATTATTCTTCTGTGTTACGTGCGTTTTTTGTAAATATAATCAGCTTTCGATTTAAACAGGGTGCTTCTACAATTACTCAGCAGTTAGCGCGTATACTTCTGAACGATCGTGAAAAAAGTTTGGGAAGAAAGTTGAAAGAAGCCCAACTTGCATATGCCTTGGAATCTTCCTTAGATAAAGAAAAGATCCTATTACATTATATGAATAATGTGTATTTGGGCCATGGTGCGTTTGGATTTGCAAGTGCCTCCGAGTTCTATTTTGGGAAAAAGCCAAAAGATTTAAATGTATCAGAGATGATCGTTCTTGCTTCTTTGGCTTCTGCTCCTAATCGTTTTTCTCCATTAAAAAATCCTGATCTATCTTCCGGAAGGGTAGAAGCAATCCTCCGATCTCTGGAAAATGATGGCGCATTAAAAGAAGATCTAAGGCCTACGATACAAGACATCTACCAAACATTCAATACTCGTTCTCCAGGAGAGACAGTCTACGGGAATCGTAAGGATGATTCTCCTTATGTGACTGAACATGTCAGAAAATTTCTCCAAACAATGTATCCTGATACAAACATTTATGAAAGCGGTGGATTTTCAGTTTATACCACAATTTCTCAACCTGTTCAGGCAGAATTGCAGAAGGTGGTCAAAACACATGTGGAAAATCTTCTAAAAAGCGGACAGGTTAGACGAAACCGTCTCACAGAGAATGGTAAAAATGCGGATGTAACTCCTTTCCGAAATTTAGTCGCTGATCTTTCTCCTGCATTGGAATTATTTATAGATACGGATCGATTTGTAACCGGAGGAGATAGTGGGCTGCAAGCTGCAGTCGTAGCAGTGGATCCTCAAACTGGAGATGTTCTTCTTTTACATGGAGGAACAGAGTTCAAATCCGATAACCAATTTCCAAGAGCGACTGGAATGTTTAGACAAACAGGATCTACGATCAAACCGATCCTGTATTCGGAAGCGATTGATTCTGGGATCGCAAATCCTGCTACACATATATTAGATGCACCTTTGATCTATAAAAACTCAGTTTCGAATTGGATGCCTGAGAATATAGGGAACCAATACGACGGAGATATTTCTCTTAGGGTTGCGCTTGCAAAATCCAAAAACACTGCAGCGGTCCAGATTGCCGAAAAACTAGGATTAGGCGAAATTTCGGCGGCATTCGAAAGGTTTTTCTTTCCGGAAGAAAAAGTTCTGAAAAGTAGATTCAGGCGGGATCTTTCTTTGGCATTAGGTTCCCTGGAACTTTCTCCTTTAGAAATGGCCTCTGCATATTCTGCATTTGCAAACGATGGAAATATAGTTCGACCTCATTTGATCGAAAAAGTGGTGGATAGAGCGGGTAACGTTGTCTACCAAAGAAAAGACCAAGACGAATTCAATTTGAAATGGCCTCAAACTAGAAAAGCAATAACACCTCCTACTGCGGAGATCATGGTGGACCTACTGCATGGAAGTGCAAATCATGCAGGAGTCCGCAACACAGGTTATAGGGGAGAAGTCGCCGGAAAAACTGGGACCACAAATGAGCACAGAGATGCTTGGTTCGTAGGAGTAAGGCCAGGGATTTCTATGGCTGTTTGGTTGGGTTACGATTCTCCAAGTTTTGGAATGGGGAATTCTGCGTTAGGCGGAACAATTGCTGCTCCTTTATGGGGAACCATCGCTAAACTATTTGATTCCGCAGAATCAGGCGACAAGGAAGAAAGAAAAAAATACACATACTCCCAAAGAGCAGTGACTATGGAAATCTGTCCTGAATCAGGAAAACTTCCTGGACCGGACTGCCCTAAAAAGACTAGCGAAATATTTCATCCATCTCATCTTCCTGCGGAGACCTGTCCTCTGACCCATAAGTCTGATGCAAAACAGGAGCTTTTAAAGAATGTTTTCTAA